In a genomic window of Lathamus discolor isolate bLatDis1 chromosome 4, bLatDis1.hap1, whole genome shotgun sequence:
- the TMEM39A gene encoding transmembrane protein 39A isoform X1, which translates to MPGGRRGPSRQQLSRSALPSLQTLVGGSCGNGAGLRNRNGSAISLSAPPITALITPEPVRHCRIPELPLDGSLLFEFLFFIYLLVALFIQYINIYKTVWWYPYNHPASCTSLNFHLIDYHLAAFITVMLARRLVWALISEASQVGATSVIHYMVRLVLLTLCGWVLCWTLVNLFRSHSVLNLLFLGYPFGVYVPLCCFHQDSRAQPLPADCDYLVQDQMVDDGASAVSSLVKPKDFLSLLWESLREQFNNPTSIPTHSCPLSPDLIRNEVECLKADFNRRIKEVLFNSLFSAYYVAFLPLCFVKSTQYYDMRWSCEHLIMVWINAFVMLTTQLLPPKYCDLLHRSAAHLGKWQKLEHGSYSNAPQHIWSENTIWPQGVLVRRSRCLYKAVGPYNVAVPSDVSHARFYFLFHRPLRLLNLLILIEGSVVCYQLYSLLRSEKWNHTLSMALILFCNYYVLFKLLRDRIVLGRAYSYPLNNYGLKAH; encoded by the exons ATGCCCGGTGGAAGGAGGGGACCCAGCCGGCAGCAGCTAAGCCGTTCAGCTTTGCCTTCTCTCCAGACGCTGGTTGGCGGGAGCTGCGGGAACGGTGCTGGGCTGAGAAACAG GAATGGTAGTGCCATCAGCCTCTCGGCGCCTCCCATCACAGCGCTGATCACTCCAGAGCCTGTCCGTCACTGCCGCATCCCTGAGCTGCCGCTGGATGGGAGCCTTCTCTTTGAATTCCTGTTCTTCATCTACCTGCTGGTAGCCCTGTTCATTCAATACATCAACATCTACAAGACTGTCTGGTGGTACCCATACAATCACCCTGCTTCCTGCACCTCATTG aaCTTTCACCTCATTGACTATCACCTGGCGGCGTTCATCACAGTGATGCTGGCGCGGAGGCTGGTGTGGGCCCTCATCTCTGAG GCCTCTCAGGTGGGTGCAACATCAGTGATTCACTACATGGTGCGCCTGGTGCTGCTCACCCTCTGTGGATGGGTGCTCTGCTGGACTTTGGTCAACCTTTTCCGCAGCCATTCAGTGCTCAACCTGCTCTTCCTGGGCTACCC attTGGTGTCTACGttcctctgtgctgcttccaccaggacagcagagcacagcccctACCTGCAGACTGTGATTACTTGGTACAGGACCAGATGGTGGATGATGGGGCTTCAGCTGTCAGCAGCCTGGTCAAACCCAAAgatttcctctctcttctgtGGGAGTCCCTGAGGGAACAGTTCAATAACCCCACGTCCATCCCCACCCACAGTTGCCCCCTTTCCCCAGATCTCATCCGCAATGAGGTGGAGTGCCTGAAAGCAGACTTCAACCGCAGGATCAAGGAAGTTCTCTTCAACTCTCTCTTCAGTGCCTACTACGTGGCATTCCTGCCACTGTGTTTTGTGAAG AGTACCCAGTACTATGACATGCGCTGGTCCTGTGAGCACCTCATTATGGTGTGGATCAACGCCTTCGTCATGCTCACTacccagctgctgcctcccaagTACTGTGACCTGCTCCACAGATCAGCTGCCCATCTTGGCAAGTGGCAGAAACTAGAACATGGTTCCTACAGCAATGCTCCACAGCATAT CTGGTCAGAGAACACAATATGGCCACAAGGAGTTCTGGTGCGACGCAGCCGGTGCCTGTATAAAGCAGTTGGGCCTTACAACGTAGCAGTGCCTTCAGATGTGTCCCATGCCCGCTTCTAT TTCCTTTTCCACCGCCCGTTACGGCTGCTCAACCTGCTCATTCTCATTGAAGGCAGCGTTGTCTGCTACCAGCTTTACTcactgctgcgctcagagaagTGGAACCATACCCTCTCCATGGCCCTCATCCTCTTCTGCAATTACTATGTCTTATTTAAGCTCCTCCGGGACCGGATAGTATTAGGCAGGGCTTACTCTTACCCACTGAACAACTATGGACTGAAGGCACACTAG
- the TMEM39A gene encoding transmembrane protein 39A isoform X2: MYVGKLQDRGVGLREALEVAWFLVMPGGRRGPSRQQLSRSALPSLQTLVGGSCGNGAGLRNRNGSAISLSAPPITALITPEPVRHCRIPELPLDGSLLFEFLFFIYLLVALFIQYINIYKTVWWYPYNHPASCTSLNFHLIDYHLAAFITVMLARRLVWALISEASQVGATSVIHYMVRLVLLTLCGWVLCWTLVNLFRSHSVLNLLFLGYPFGVYVPLCCFHQDSRAQPLPADCDYLVQDQMVDDGASAVSSLVKPKDFLSLLWESLREQFNNPTSIPTHSCPLSPDLIRNEVECLKADFNRRIKEVLFNSLFSAYYVAFLPLCFVKSTQYYDMRWSCEHLIMVWINAFVMLTTQLLPPKYCDLLHRSAAHLGKWQKLEHGSYSNAPQHIWSENTIWPQGVLVRRSRCLYKAVGPYNVAVPSDVSHARFYFLFHRPLRLLNLLILIEGSVVCYQLYSLLRSEKWNHTLSMALILFCNYYVLFKLLRDRIVLGRAYSYPLNNYGLKAH, encoded by the exons ACGTCGGAAAGCTTCAGGATCGTGGAGTGGGTCTCAGGGAGGCACTGGAAGTGGCTTGGTTCCTGGTCATGCCCGGTGGAAGGAGGGGACCCAGCCGGCAGCAGCTAAGCCGTTCAGCTTTGCCTTCTCTCCAGACGCTGGTTGGCGGGAGCTGCGGGAACGGTGCTGGGCTGAGAAACAG GAATGGTAGTGCCATCAGCCTCTCGGCGCCTCCCATCACAGCGCTGATCACTCCAGAGCCTGTCCGTCACTGCCGCATCCCTGAGCTGCCGCTGGATGGGAGCCTTCTCTTTGAATTCCTGTTCTTCATCTACCTGCTGGTAGCCCTGTTCATTCAATACATCAACATCTACAAGACTGTCTGGTGGTACCCATACAATCACCCTGCTTCCTGCACCTCATTG aaCTTTCACCTCATTGACTATCACCTGGCGGCGTTCATCACAGTGATGCTGGCGCGGAGGCTGGTGTGGGCCCTCATCTCTGAG GCCTCTCAGGTGGGTGCAACATCAGTGATTCACTACATGGTGCGCCTGGTGCTGCTCACCCTCTGTGGATGGGTGCTCTGCTGGACTTTGGTCAACCTTTTCCGCAGCCATTCAGTGCTCAACCTGCTCTTCCTGGGCTACCC attTGGTGTCTACGttcctctgtgctgcttccaccaggacagcagagcacagcccctACCTGCAGACTGTGATTACTTGGTACAGGACCAGATGGTGGATGATGGGGCTTCAGCTGTCAGCAGCCTGGTCAAACCCAAAgatttcctctctcttctgtGGGAGTCCCTGAGGGAACAGTTCAATAACCCCACGTCCATCCCCACCCACAGTTGCCCCCTTTCCCCAGATCTCATCCGCAATGAGGTGGAGTGCCTGAAAGCAGACTTCAACCGCAGGATCAAGGAAGTTCTCTTCAACTCTCTCTTCAGTGCCTACTACGTGGCATTCCTGCCACTGTGTTTTGTGAAG AGTACCCAGTACTATGACATGCGCTGGTCCTGTGAGCACCTCATTATGGTGTGGATCAACGCCTTCGTCATGCTCACTacccagctgctgcctcccaagTACTGTGACCTGCTCCACAGATCAGCTGCCCATCTTGGCAAGTGGCAGAAACTAGAACATGGTTCCTACAGCAATGCTCCACAGCATAT CTGGTCAGAGAACACAATATGGCCACAAGGAGTTCTGGTGCGACGCAGCCGGTGCCTGTATAAAGCAGTTGGGCCTTACAACGTAGCAGTGCCTTCAGATGTGTCCCATGCCCGCTTCTAT TTCCTTTTCCACCGCCCGTTACGGCTGCTCAACCTGCTCATTCTCATTGAAGGCAGCGTTGTCTGCTACCAGCTTTACTcactgctgcgctcagagaagTGGAACCATACCCTCTCCATGGCCCTCATCCTCTTCTGCAATTACTATGTCTTATTTAAGCTCCTCCGGGACCGGATAGTATTAGGCAGGGCTTACTCTTACCCACTGAACAACTATGGACTGAAGGCACACTAG
- the TMEM39A gene encoding transmembrane protein 39A isoform X3 yields the protein MHPHQPGPRHPPFYRGENTQKNFHLIDYHLAAFITVMLARRLVWALISEASQVGATSVIHYMVRLVLLTLCGWVLCWTLVNLFRSHSVLNLLFLGYPFGVYVPLCCFHQDSRAQPLPADCDYLVQDQMVDDGASAVSSLVKPKDFLSLLWESLREQFNNPTSIPTHSCPLSPDLIRNEVECLKADFNRRIKEVLFNSLFSAYYVAFLPLCFVKSTQYYDMRWSCEHLIMVWINAFVMLTTQLLPPKYCDLLHRSAAHLGKWQKLEHGSYSNAPQHIWSENTIWPQGVLVRRSRCLYKAVGPYNVAVPSDVSHARFYFLFHRPLRLLNLLILIEGSVVCYQLYSLLRSEKWNHTLSMALILFCNYYVLFKLLRDRIVLGRAYSYPLNNYGLKAH from the exons ATGCACCCCCATCAGCCAGGACCACGTCATCCCCCATTTTACAGGGGAGAAAATACACAGAAG aaCTTTCACCTCATTGACTATCACCTGGCGGCGTTCATCACAGTGATGCTGGCGCGGAGGCTGGTGTGGGCCCTCATCTCTGAG GCCTCTCAGGTGGGTGCAACATCAGTGATTCACTACATGGTGCGCCTGGTGCTGCTCACCCTCTGTGGATGGGTGCTCTGCTGGACTTTGGTCAACCTTTTCCGCAGCCATTCAGTGCTCAACCTGCTCTTCCTGGGCTACCC attTGGTGTCTACGttcctctgtgctgcttccaccaggacagcagagcacagcccctACCTGCAGACTGTGATTACTTGGTACAGGACCAGATGGTGGATGATGGGGCTTCAGCTGTCAGCAGCCTGGTCAAACCCAAAgatttcctctctcttctgtGGGAGTCCCTGAGGGAACAGTTCAATAACCCCACGTCCATCCCCACCCACAGTTGCCCCCTTTCCCCAGATCTCATCCGCAATGAGGTGGAGTGCCTGAAAGCAGACTTCAACCGCAGGATCAAGGAAGTTCTCTTCAACTCTCTCTTCAGTGCCTACTACGTGGCATTCCTGCCACTGTGTTTTGTGAAG AGTACCCAGTACTATGACATGCGCTGGTCCTGTGAGCACCTCATTATGGTGTGGATCAACGCCTTCGTCATGCTCACTacccagctgctgcctcccaagTACTGTGACCTGCTCCACAGATCAGCTGCCCATCTTGGCAAGTGGCAGAAACTAGAACATGGTTCCTACAGCAATGCTCCACAGCATAT CTGGTCAGAGAACACAATATGGCCACAAGGAGTTCTGGTGCGACGCAGCCGGTGCCTGTATAAAGCAGTTGGGCCTTACAACGTAGCAGTGCCTTCAGATGTGTCCCATGCCCGCTTCTAT TTCCTTTTCCACCGCCCGTTACGGCTGCTCAACCTGCTCATTCTCATTGAAGGCAGCGTTGTCTGCTACCAGCTTTACTcactgctgcgctcagagaagTGGAACCATACCCTCTCCATGGCCCTCATCCTCTTCTGCAATTACTATGTCTTATTTAAGCTCCTCCGGGACCGGATAGTATTAGGCAGGGCTTACTCTTACCCACTGAACAACTATGGACTGAAGGCACACTAG